From Cetobacterium ceti, the proteins below share one genomic window:
- a CDS encoding patatin-like phospholipase family protein, with amino-acid sequence MKLFFCIFFIFSTLTFSETPGNIIYSNKERVTAIEKQIELLMEKKAVLENLKNELSKYNYNPNIPTKVRPKIALVLSGGGAKGAAHIGVLKVLEKNHVPIDIITGTSAGSIVAAMYAIGYSPEEIEKILINLKFNKLLSNDPNRAFKSLVEKIDPDKYPLSMSIDKNFNLSFPMGVLNGEMVYLQLKQIFGKAENIEDFDNFPIRYRAMTTNLQNGKPVTLTHGDLALATLKSMAIPTFIDPIHEGKNFYVDGGVADNFPVAEAISMGADIVIAVNISSADKPITDNSNIITIIDKLSTYNGNRSTDFQKKIPNILITPDLDNHSTLNFNDLDVLVKSGEKAANNFNYAFKNLSNKKDFDQIKAKGKLLNDSPRKINHIVLIGNKVLTERQVEILKPTGKLLNRNDLNLWAEKIYALNFVDRVFYHVKKDTIYFTVRENSKTKLQAGISYISDYGAALEVAAQMPDFGLWTKNYTLRAELSKYPKLSIKDISEYKLANMNFLVAGEMSYGLYPLFIYDKKDQISTYKGNLFNTNISVGTTLFNKFLLGYNLAYKNLHTSYDSGSKLHFIKNLNSSENYITNTLFLYGDTLNEGLYPTKGFQFSLQGFSGNSISKEKAYEGFSFMQNSYFPITSKLSLGLSFNGGKILDGKNANPLEVFSIGGLRNSTNRNNYGFYGLPIMDIYTDKFLMGGVSLQYSLLENLYLIGKYNIANYSRITLLKTSQIANGDKDTIKGYGGGFGWRTFLGPMEFIVATSDYTSSPLYQVQIGYTF; translated from the coding sequence ATGAAATTATTTTTTTGCATCTTTTTTATCTTTTCTACTTTAACTTTTTCAGAAACTCCAGGTAATATAATCTATTCTAACAAAGAAAGAGTTACAGCTATTGAAAAGCAAATTGAACTTTTAATGGAAAAAAAAGCTGTTTTAGAAAATTTGAAAAATGAACTTTCTAAATATAACTATAATCCAAATATTCCTACTAAGGTTCGCCCTAAAATAGCTCTTGTTTTAAGTGGCGGTGGAGCAAAAGGGGCTGCACACATTGGTGTTTTAAAAGTTTTAGAAAAAAATCATGTTCCCATTGATATAATCACTGGAACTAGTGCTGGAAGTATTGTTGCTGCTATGTATGCCATTGGATATTCACCAGAAGAAATTGAGAAAATTCTTATTAATCTTAAATTTAACAAACTTCTTTCCAATGATCCCAATAGAGCCTTTAAAAGCTTGGTTGAAAAAATTGATCCTGATAAATACCCTCTTTCAATGTCAATTGATAAAAATTTCAATCTTTCATTTCCAATGGGAGTCTTAAATGGAGAAATGGTTTATTTACAATTAAAGCAAATATTTGGTAAAGCTGAAAATATTGAAGATTTTGATAATTTCCCTATTAGATATAGAGCAATGACTACAAATCTTCAAAATGGTAAACCTGTGACTTTAACTCATGGAGATTTAGCTTTAGCTACATTAAAAAGCATGGCCATTCCAACATTTATTGATCCAATACATGAAGGTAAAAATTTTTATGTGGATGGGGGAGTTGCAGATAATTTCCCAGTTGCTGAAGCCATTTCTATGGGAGCAGATATAGTAATAGCTGTAAATATCTCTTCAGCAGATAAACCAATTACAGATAATTCTAATATAATTACTATTATCGATAAGTTATCAACTTACAATGGAAATAGGTCTACAGATTTTCAAAAGAAAATTCCTAATATTTTAATTACACCAGATCTTGATAATCATAGCACTTTAAATTTCAATGATTTAGATGTACTTGTAAAGTCTGGAGAAAAAGCAGCTAATAATTTTAATTATGCTTTTAAAAATTTAAGTAATAAAAAAGATTTTGATCAAATTAAAGCTAAAGGAAAATTATTAAATGATTCCCCTAGAAAAATTAATCATATTGTTTTAATCGGAAATAAAGTTCTAACTGAAAGACAAGTTGAAATTTTAAAACCCACAGGAAAACTCTTAAATCGTAATGATTTAAATCTATGGGCTGAGAAAATATATGCATTAAATTTTGTAGATAGAGTTTTTTATCACGTAAAAAAAGATACTATTTATTTTACAGTGAGAGAAAATTCAAAAACTAAGTTACAAGCTGGTATATCTTATATTTCAGATTATGGTGCTGCTTTAGAAGTTGCTGCTCAAATGCCCGATTTTGGTCTTTGGACTAAAAACTATACATTAAGAGCTGAACTTTCAAAATATCCAAAATTATCTATAAAAGATATAAGTGAATATAAACTAGCTAATATGAACTTCCTTGTAGCTGGAGAGATGTCCTATGGTCTTTATCCTCTATTTATTTATGATAAAAAAGATCAAATCTCTACATATAAAGGAAATCTATTTAATACAAATATTTCAGTAGGAACTACTTTATTTAATAAATTCCTTTTAGGATATAATCTTGCATATAAAAATTTACATACTTCCTACGACTCAGGTAGTAAATTACATTTTATAAAAAATTTAAATAGTTCTGAAAATTATATTACAAATACTTTATTCTTATATGGAGATACTTTAAATGAAGGGTTATATCCGACTAAAGGATTTCAATTTTCTTTACAAGGTTTTTCTGGAAATTCTATATCTAAGGAAAAAGCTTATGAAGGTTTCTCCTTTATGCAAAATAGCTATTTTCCTATTACATCTAAATTATCTTTAGGACTTTCCTTTAATGGTGGAAAAATATTAGATGGAAAAAATGCAAATCCTTTAGAAGTATTTTCAATAGGAGGACTTAGAAATTCAACTAATAGAAATAACTACGGATTCTATGGACTGCCTATTATGGATATTTATACTGATAAATTTCTTATGGGAGGAGTATCATTACAATACTCTTTACTTGAAAATTTATATTTAATTGGTAAATATAATATTGCCAATTACAGTCGTATAACTTTACTTAAAACTTCCCAAATT